A DNA window from Haloferax volcanii DS2 contains the following coding sequences:
- a CDS encoding precorrin-8X methylmutase: MTERDAYADLGATTQEAMDIAETSMDIVRTFVPDETLNDRLRQKAVHSTGDIEFQHLIRCQNDPVVAGARAVLDERPVVTDITMAKAGITGRGHDCQVRKAIGNGAELAAETGMTRTAAAVLELDKEGVYDGAIAVVGNAPTAALALCDCIENGTRPAAVVATPVGFVKAEESRKRVRDVADEYGVPAVTNVGKRGGSGLAAALTNELIHVASDVRNGDVDLANHE; the protein is encoded by the coding sequence ATGACTGAACGAGACGCCTACGCCGACCTCGGCGCGACGACGCAGGAAGCGATGGACATCGCGGAGACGAGCATGGACATCGTCCGGACGTTCGTCCCCGACGAGACGCTTAACGACCGACTCCGACAGAAGGCAGTCCACTCGACCGGCGACATCGAGTTCCAGCACCTCATCCGGTGCCAGAACGACCCGGTCGTCGCGGGCGCGAGGGCCGTCCTCGACGAGCGCCCCGTCGTGACCGACATCACGATGGCGAAAGCCGGCATCACCGGCCGCGGCCACGACTGCCAGGTGCGGAAGGCAATCGGCAACGGGGCCGAACTCGCCGCCGAAACGGGCATGACCCGGACCGCGGCCGCGGTGCTCGAACTCGACAAGGAGGGCGTCTACGACGGCGCTATCGCGGTCGTCGGCAACGCGCCGACCGCCGCGTTGGCGCTCTGCGACTGCATCGAGAACGGAACCCGACCGGCGGCCGTCGTGGCGACGCCCGTCGGCTTCGTGAAGGCCGAAGAAAGCAGGAAGCGCGTCCGCGACGTAGCCGACGAGTACGGCGTGCCCGCGGTGACGAACGTCGGGAAACGCGGCGGAAGCGGTCTCGCCGCCGCGCTCACGAACGAACTGATTCACGTCGCCAGCGACGTTCGCAACGGCGACGTGGACCTCGCAAATCATGAGTGA
- a CDS encoding VWA domain-containing protein — translation MTTQTLPFSAIVGQDELKQALLAVGANDDLDGLLVRGEKGTAKSTAVRALSDLLPEQAVVADCPYGCPPDPDDPARQCDSCRARDDPAVERRSVPLVTLPLGATRDRVAGTLSVADALDGEASFDPGLLARANRGILYVDEVNLLDDHLVDLLLDAAASGVNRVERDGMSVEHPAEFTLVGTMNPEEGDLRPQLRDRFALQATVVGSRDVDDRVEIIDRALAGGDDPETVADAHREGTAALETALREATARLDSVALPTEFKRDIAELCVDAGVEGHRADIAIARAARTLAALDGRTKVLESDVREAAALALPHRLQSRPFDDDPDVDDVLDDHFDEDEDRDDDGGGDANDGDGEGDDAGDADDGGSDDGDASDGEERAEGGDSDADAPGAAPDSDAGGDDRGGEVGGADERGPEDGDSEGGNSEDGDTDGSGDDPDEATPLLPGQNRAAVGDAERPPVEDAALDAETPGDGSRAAVRESRQGRGSRVRTEPATETDDIDVPASVRAAASAGRSRVTRSDLRTAVSRGSAATLVVFVVDASASMRAAMRQAKGTVLSLLEDAYEQRDEVAFVAVAGDEAEVLLPPTDSVTLAARHLKELPTGDRTPLPSGLDAARRVIDRSDADAALVVVVTDGRVTVADGSPTGQTRSAARSLATADASVVVVDAGDDGIGVTDILVSETDARRIPLSDLSAERVAEAERFADGQ, via the coding sequence ATGACGACTCAGACGCTTCCGTTCTCGGCTATCGTCGGGCAAGACGAACTGAAACAGGCGTTGTTGGCGGTCGGAGCCAACGACGACCTCGACGGACTCCTCGTTCGCGGCGAGAAGGGCACCGCGAAGTCGACCGCGGTCCGCGCGCTTTCGGACCTCCTGCCCGAACAGGCGGTCGTCGCGGACTGTCCGTACGGCTGCCCGCCGGACCCGGACGACCCGGCCCGCCAGTGCGACTCGTGTCGGGCCCGCGACGACCCCGCGGTCGAACGCCGGTCGGTCCCGCTCGTGACGCTCCCGCTCGGCGCGACCCGCGACCGGGTCGCGGGCACGCTCTCCGTCGCCGACGCGCTGGACGGCGAGGCGTCGTTCGACCCCGGGCTCTTGGCCCGCGCGAACCGCGGCATCCTCTACGTGGACGAGGTGAATCTCCTCGACGACCACCTCGTCGACCTGCTCTTGGACGCGGCCGCGAGCGGCGTCAACCGCGTCGAGCGCGACGGGATGAGCGTCGAACACCCCGCCGAGTTCACGCTCGTCGGGACGATGAACCCCGAGGAGGGCGACCTCCGCCCTCAGCTCCGGGACCGCTTCGCCCTCCAGGCGACCGTCGTCGGCAGCCGCGACGTCGACGACCGCGTGGAGATTATCGACCGGGCGCTGGCGGGCGGCGACGACCCGGAGACGGTCGCCGACGCCCACCGCGAGGGGACCGCGGCGCTCGAAACCGCGCTCCGCGAGGCGACGGCCCGCCTCGACTCGGTCGCCCTCCCGACCGAGTTCAAACGCGACATCGCCGAACTCTGCGTCGACGCCGGCGTCGAGGGCCACCGCGCCGACATCGCCATCGCCCGCGCGGCCCGAACGCTCGCGGCGCTCGACGGCCGGACGAAGGTGCTCGAAAGCGACGTGCGCGAAGCGGCCGCCCTCGCGCTCCCGCATCGACTTCAGAGCCGGCCGTTCGACGACGACCCGGACGTCGACGACGTGCTCGACGACCACTTCGACGAGGACGAAGACCGGGACGACGACGGGGGCGGCGACGCTAACGACGGGGACGGTGAGGGTGACGATGCGGGCGATGCCGACGACGGCGGGAGTGACGACGGCGACGCCAGCGACGGCGAGGAACGCGCCGAGGGAGGCGACAGCGACGCCGACGCCCCCGGCGCGGCTCCCGACTCTGATGCCGGTGGTGACGACCGAGGCGGCGAAGTCGGCGGAGCCGACGAGCGCGGACCCGAAGACGGTGATTCGGAAGGCGGAAATTCCGAAGACGGCGATACCGACGGCTCCGGCGACGACCCCGACGAGGCCACGCCGCTTCTCCCCGGTCAGAACCGGGCCGCCGTCGGCGACGCCGAGCGCCCGCCGGTCGAGGACGCCGCCCTCGACGCGGAGACGCCGGGTGACGGCAGCCGCGCCGCGGTTCGGGAGTCGCGTCAGGGTCGAGGCTCGCGGGTACGAACCGAACCGGCGACCGAGACCGACGACATCGACGTGCCGGCGTCGGTCCGGGCCGCCGCCTCGGCCGGCCGGTCCCGCGTCACCCGGTCGGACCTCAGAACCGCGGTCTCCCGCGGGTCGGCCGCGACGCTCGTCGTGTTCGTCGTGGACGCGAGCGCGTCGATGCGCGCCGCTATGCGGCAGGCGAAGGGAACCGTGCTGTCGCTCCTCGAAGACGCCTACGAGCAACGCGACGAGGTCGCGTTCGTCGCCGTCGCGGGCGACGAGGCCGAGGTGTTGCTCCCGCCGACCGACAGCGTGACGCTGGCGGCGCGGCACCTGAAGGAGCTTCCGACGGGCGACCGGACGCCGCTTCCCTCCGGGTTGGACGCCGCTCGCCGGGTCATCGACCGCTCGGACGCCGACGCCGCGCTCGTCGTCGTCGTCACCGACGGCCGGGTTACCGTCGCGGACGGCAGCCCCACCGGACAGACCCGGTCGGCGGCGCGGAGCCTCGCCACCGCCGACGCGTCGGTCGTCGTCGTCGACGCCGGCGATGACGGCATCGGCGTGACCGACATCCTCGTCTCCGAAACGGACGCGCGGCGCATCCCGCTTTCCGACCTGTCGGCCGAGCGGGTCGCTGAGGCCGAGCGCTTCGCGGACGGGCAGTAG
- the cobN gene encoding cobaltochelatase subunit CobN — translation MTPTIGLYTATENELGAVQRAARRLDGIDLVVRSASDLDDVSDADAFVDELESTTAAVFWLHGAEDSMPGYDHAVERLEAAGVPLVVKATGDAFARRDTTVADADRERVCEYLDRGGAVNVENLCRFLAAEYAGVETEVDDPVELPTEGVYHPDYPGVEYDELLDTHDPDKPTIGVWFYESHWTHANTRYVDALVERLESLGANVLPAFCNPATDEEGQENAEWVARNWFSDDDGPVVDAVVSSFMFSLSMSERGRDADDEGSAAEDVFLTELGVPVLQAITTMRSRSRYESSDTGVMGFELALSVALPEFDGNVITHPISGKERMEDEAGVGSAPKQHFPIEDRVDHVARLAVNWARLRHLPNDEKNVAVVLHNYPPSDDGIGTAFGMDSPESTVNLLSELRERGYAVGDLPADGQALIDDLTSQLTLDDRWVAPEDVRDLSVDVVAPDQYADWFADADDRFRDNVVEEWGDPPERPFAIPGVEFENVLVTVQPPRGFGMDPSKVYHDSDLQPPHDYVAFYAWLRESFEADAVVHLGTHGSLEWLPGKTVGLNGESAPDQLVSDLPNVYPYIINNPGEGTQAKRRSYAAIVDYLTPVMRTAGTYDDLADLEELAREYREAGMDEARPERGDQLRELLVDAVDDLDLAAELGFDDAEAIRGADGDVGSDEAEVEFDELVERVHEYLTDVKTTQIRMGLHTMGEPPANDRLVEYLVALTRLPNADTPSLRESVAGVMGVDYDRMRDEPGTYDDDLGMYLSEAADRVYDQCVELVSALAERDFDVPESEVDAGPDDEVNMNLLVVDIDQLGDARAKRGAHDDLREVLAFICDEAAPRVAAAENEIPQTADALDGEYVRPGGSGAPTRGGVDLLPTGRNFYTLDPRKVPAKPAWSVGERVAEGVLDRHYDDHGEYPEEFGVVAWGTPTVRTRGETIAQVLAFMGVEPVWTDAGRVDDVEPIPLDDLDRPRIDVTTRVSGLFRDAFPQAASVVNDAVDAVVDLDEPHEMNYVKKHVEEDAAEFESEGVDPDEAETLAKHRVFTTTPGGYGAGTNKAVDEGEWDDRSDLADVFVQWGGYALGSRGKVTEAHDAFERRLSGVEATVKIEDTAEQDEFDSSDWYAFHGGFVSAVGEISGSDPASYVGDSSDPDNVSVYTNEEKVRKAMRARVLNPDWLDSMEEHGYKGAGDLSTTVDVALGWDATTGVVSDTLWEHLADAYAFDEDRQEWLRDVNPWALESITATFLEAIDRDLWDADDDVRERLQDINLSVEGDLEANTTNAMTQTQSND, via the coding sequence ATGACACCGACAATCGGACTGTACACAGCGACCGAAAACGAGTTGGGCGCGGTCCAGCGGGCCGCGCGCCGACTCGACGGAATCGACCTCGTCGTCCGCTCCGCGAGCGACTTGGACGACGTGAGCGACGCGGACGCCTTCGTCGACGAGTTGGAGTCGACGACGGCGGCCGTCTTCTGGCTCCACGGGGCCGAAGACAGCATGCCCGGCTACGACCACGCGGTCGAACGACTCGAAGCGGCGGGCGTGCCGCTCGTCGTCAAGGCCACGGGCGACGCCTTCGCTCGCCGGGACACGACCGTCGCCGACGCGGACCGCGAGCGCGTCTGCGAGTACCTCGACCGCGGCGGCGCGGTGAACGTCGAGAACCTCTGTCGGTTCCTCGCCGCCGAGTACGCCGGCGTCGAGACCGAGGTCGACGACCCTGTCGAACTCCCGACAGAGGGCGTCTACCACCCCGACTACCCCGGCGTCGAGTACGACGAACTGCTCGACACGCACGACCCGGACAAGCCGACCATCGGCGTCTGGTTCTACGAGTCCCACTGGACGCACGCGAACACCCGGTACGTGGACGCGCTCGTGGAGCGCCTCGAATCGCTCGGCGCGAACGTCTTACCCGCGTTCTGCAACCCCGCGACCGACGAGGAGGGACAGGAGAACGCCGAGTGGGTCGCCCGGAACTGGTTTTCGGACGACGACGGCCCCGTCGTCGACGCCGTCGTCAGCTCCTTCATGTTCTCGCTGTCGATGAGCGAGCGGGGCCGCGACGCCGACGACGAGGGGTCGGCCGCCGAAGACGTGTTCCTCACCGAACTCGGCGTCCCCGTGTTGCAGGCCATCACGACCATGCGCTCTCGAAGCCGGTACGAGTCGAGCGACACGGGCGTGATGGGCTTCGAACTCGCGCTGTCGGTCGCGCTCCCCGAGTTCGACGGCAACGTCATCACCCACCCGATAAGCGGGAAAGAGCGGATGGAAGACGAGGCGGGCGTCGGGAGCGCGCCGAAACAGCACTTCCCCATCGAGGACCGCGTCGACCACGTCGCCCGCCTCGCGGTCAACTGGGCGCGGCTCCGCCACCTCCCGAACGACGAGAAGAACGTCGCGGTCGTCCTCCACAACTACCCGCCGAGCGACGACGGCATCGGGACGGCCTTCGGGATGGACAGCCCCGAGAGCACGGTCAATCTCCTGTCCGAACTCCGGGAGCGGGGCTACGCCGTCGGTGACCTCCCCGCGGACGGGCAGGCGCTCATCGACGACCTCACCTCGCAGTTGACGTTGGACGACCGCTGGGTCGCCCCCGAGGACGTGCGGGACCTGAGCGTCGACGTGGTGGCTCCCGACCAGTACGCCGACTGGTTCGCTGACGCCGACGACCGCTTCCGCGACAACGTCGTCGAGGAGTGGGGCGACCCGCCGGAGCGACCCTTTGCCATTCCGGGCGTCGAGTTCGAGAACGTCCTCGTGACCGTCCAGCCCCCGCGCGGCTTCGGGATGGACCCCTCGAAGGTGTACCACGATTCGGACCTCCAGCCGCCGCACGACTACGTGGCGTTCTACGCGTGGCTCCGCGAGTCGTTCGAGGCCGACGCCGTGGTCCACCTCGGCACCCACGGCAGCCTCGAATGGCTCCCCGGCAAGACCGTCGGGCTGAACGGCGAGAGCGCGCCGGACCAACTGGTTTCGGACCTCCCGAACGTCTACCCGTACATCATCAACAACCCCGGCGAGGGGACGCAGGCCAAGCGCCGGTCGTACGCGGCCATCGTGGACTACCTCACGCCGGTCATGCGCACCGCGGGAACCTACGACGACCTCGCGGACCTCGAGGAACTCGCCCGCGAGTACCGCGAGGCCGGCATGGACGAGGCCCGCCCCGAGCGCGGCGACCAACTCCGCGAACTCCTCGTCGACGCGGTCGACGACCTCGACCTCGCGGCCGAACTCGGGTTCGACGACGCCGAGGCCATCCGCGGCGCGGACGGCGATGTCGGCTCCGACGAGGCCGAAGTCGAGTTCGACGAACTCGTCGAGCGCGTCCACGAGTACCTGACCGACGTGAAGACGACGCAGATTCGGATGGGCCTCCACACGATGGGCGAACCGCCCGCAAACGACCGACTCGTGGAGTACCTCGTCGCGCTCACCCGCCTCCCGAACGCGGACACGCCGAGTCTCCGCGAGAGCGTCGCGGGCGTCATGGGCGTCGACTACGACCGGATGCGGGACGAGCCGGGGACGTACGACGACGACCTCGGGATGTATCTCTCGGAGGCCGCAGACCGCGTCTACGACCAGTGCGTCGAACTGGTCTCCGCACTCGCGGAACGCGACTTCGACGTGCCCGAGTCGGAGGTCGACGCCGGCCCCGACGACGAGGTGAACATGAACCTGCTCGTGGTCGATATCGACCAACTCGGGGACGCGCGGGCCAAGCGCGGCGCGCACGACGACCTCCGCGAGGTGCTGGCGTTCATCTGCGACGAGGCAGCCCCGCGAGTCGCGGCCGCGGAAAACGAGATTCCGCAGACCGCCGACGCCCTCGACGGCGAGTACGTCCGCCCCGGCGGCTCCGGCGCGCCGACCCGCGGCGGGGTGGACCTGCTGCCGACCGGGCGGAACTTCTACACGCTTGACCCGCGGAAAGTCCCGGCCAAGCCGGCGTGGAGCGTCGGCGAGCGCGTCGCCGAGGGCGTCCTCGACCGCCACTACGACGACCACGGCGAGTATCCCGAGGAGTTCGGGGTCGTCGCGTGGGGGACGCCGACGGTCCGGACCCGCGGCGAGACCATCGCGCAGGTGCTCGCGTTCATGGGCGTCGAACCGGTGTGGACCGACGCGGGCCGCGTCGACGACGTGGAGCCGATTCCGCTGGACGACCTCGACCGGCCGCGAATCGACGTGACGACCCGCGTCTCGGGGCTGTTCCGCGACGCGTTCCCGCAGGCCGCGAGCGTCGTCAACGACGCCGTCGACGCGGTGGTCGACCTCGACGAGCCCCACGAGATGAACTACGTGAAAAAGCACGTCGAGGAGGACGCCGCCGAGTTCGAATCGGAGGGCGTCGACCCCGACGAGGCCGAGACACTGGCCAAACACCGCGTGTTCACGACGACGCCCGGCGGCTACGGCGCGGGGACGAACAAGGCCGTCGACGAGGGCGAGTGGGACGACCGGAGCGACCTCGCGGACGTGTTCGTCCAGTGGGGCGGCTACGCCCTCGGGAGTCGCGGCAAGGTGACCGAAGCTCACGACGCCTTCGAGCGCCGCTTGAGCGGGGTCGAGGCGACCGTGAAAATCGAGGACACCGCCGAACAGGACGAGTTCGACTCCTCCGACTGGTACGCCTTCCACGGCGGGTTCGTCTCCGCGGTCGGTGAGATTTCCGGGAGCGACCCGGCCTCGTACGTCGGCGACTCCAGCGACCCCGACAACGTCAGCGTCTACACGAACGAGGAGAAGGTCCGCAAGGCGATGCGGGCGCGCGTCCTCAACCCCGACTGGCTCGACAGCATGGAGGAACACGGCTACAAGGGCGCGGGCGACCTCTCGACCACGGTCGACGTCGCGCTCGGCTGGGACGCGACCACGGGCGTCGTCAGCGACACGCTCTGGGAGCACCTCGCGGACGCCTACGCCTTCGACGAGGACCGACAGGAGTGGCTGCGCGACGTGAACCCGTGGGCGCTCGAAAGCATCACCGCGACGTTCCTCGAAGCCATCGACCGCGACCTGTGGGACGCCGACGACGACGTGAGAGAGCGGTTGCAGGACATCAACCTCTCCGTCGAAGGCGACCTCGAAGCGAACACGACGAACGCGATGACGCAGACCCAATCCAATGACTGA
- a CDS encoding cobalt-precorrin-7 (C(5))-methyltransferase, which yields MSEDESDPYDLDSGPDPAAFAAAAPEPSIDETDGGGEDADAPVYAVGVGPGNLEYLTPRGRQAIREADVVVGFETVVDFVADETDADLLTCGYADEADALAEFGRRVAAGDRGTAVLMGDPNHSGYQFLGKVQRTVERPVRVIPGISSLQIAASRARTPMEDTRFVTLHKSGSLDADLDRLAEAAGERHLLVLPRPFDWMPGDIAEFLLDSDADASLDALVLERLTHDDERITRTTLGGLRDSAGGSGPDSTPYSDLSVLAVRAPVDAAD from the coding sequence ATGAGTGAGGACGAGAGCGACCCGTACGACCTCGATTCGGGACCTGACCCGGCGGCGTTCGCCGCGGCCGCGCCCGAACCGAGCATCGACGAAACCGACGGGGGCGGCGAGGACGCCGACGCGCCGGTCTACGCGGTCGGCGTCGGCCCCGGGAATCTTGAGTATCTGACGCCCCGCGGGCGGCAGGCGATTCGAGAGGCCGACGTGGTCGTCGGCTTCGAGACGGTCGTCGACTTCGTCGCCGACGAGACCGACGCCGACCTGCTCACCTGCGGCTACGCCGACGAGGCCGACGCGCTGGCCGAGTTCGGGCGGCGCGTCGCGGCCGGCGACCGGGGGACGGCGGTGCTCATGGGTGACCCGAACCACTCGGGCTACCAGTTCCTCGGAAAGGTCCAGCGGACCGTCGAGCGACCGGTGCGGGTGATTCCGGGCATCTCGTCGCTCCAGATAGCCGCGAGTCGCGCCCGGACGCCGATGGAGGACACGCGGTTCGTCACGCTCCACAAAAGCGGGTCGCTCGACGCCGACCTCGACCGATTGGCCGAGGCGGCCGGCGAGCGCCACCTGCTCGTCCTGCCGCGACCGTTCGACTGGATGCCGGGCGACATCGCCGAGTTCCTCCTCGATTCGGACGCAGACGCGTCGCTGGACGCGCTCGTGCTCGAACGACTGACCCACGACGACGAGCGAATCACCCGGACCACGCTCGGCGGCCTGCGCGATTCGGCCGGCGGGAGCGGCCCCGACTCGACGCCGTACTCGGACCTCTCGGTGCTCGCCGTCAGAGCGCCCGTCGACGCGGCGGACTGA
- a CDS encoding ABC transporter substrate-binding protein yields the protein MANDGQSGRESTRREYLQYGGAVIAGGLLAGCTGGSGSETTTTASEPETTTAATTEAATETETETTTEAAESYSVSIEPVGEVTFDSVPEAWIANNGSWADMGVALGLDTPMGVWLPGRYHTQYYDEIPDVSVDKSSIRQLWGDSGVGKEQFYELNADVHIADPNFLLNRGQWSEADIEEISTQVGPFFGNSIFSRGYAWHEDYRYYTLYEAFEKFAQVFQREDRFEAFEQVHEEFQSNLAPVVPAQGERPSAAVVWAGGDEPEEFYPYVIDEGTSFKHLNDLKVNDALATTEVRDFYSNRGAVDFETLLEVDPEVLLVRGQEAKTREEFQNTVVSFMENHEVAGELTAVQNGDVYRAGALYQGPITNLVVTDRLARTLYDADERLFDAQRVADIANGNL from the coding sequence ATGGCAAACGACGGACAAAGCGGACGGGAATCGACGCGGCGCGAGTACCTCCAGTACGGCGGCGCGGTCATCGCAGGCGGCCTGCTCGCCGGCTGTACCGGCGGGAGCGGGTCGGAGACGACGACGACGGCGTCCGAGCCCGAGACGACCACGGCCGCGACGACCGAGGCGGCGACGGAGACCGAGACAGAGACGACGACCGAGGCGGCGGAGTCCTACTCGGTGTCGATAGAGCCGGTCGGCGAGGTCACGTTCGATTCGGTCCCGGAGGCGTGGATTGCGAACAACGGCAGTTGGGCCGACATGGGCGTCGCGCTCGGGCTCGACACGCCGATGGGCGTTTGGCTCCCCGGCCGGTACCACACGCAGTACTACGACGAGATTCCGGACGTGAGCGTCGACAAGTCGTCCATCCGCCAGCTGTGGGGCGACAGCGGCGTCGGCAAAGAGCAGTTCTACGAGCTGAACGCGGACGTGCACATCGCCGACCCGAACTTCCTCCTGAACCGCGGCCAGTGGAGCGAGGCCGACATCGAGGAAATCAGCACGCAGGTCGGGCCGTTCTTCGGCAACAGCATCTTCTCGCGCGGCTACGCGTGGCACGAGGACTACCGCTACTACACTCTCTACGAGGCGTTCGAGAAGTTCGCGCAGGTGTTCCAGCGCGAGGACCGCTTCGAGGCGTTCGAACAGGTCCACGAGGAGTTCCAGTCGAACCTCGCGCCGGTCGTCCCCGCGCAGGGCGAGCGGCCCTCGGCCGCGGTCGTCTGGGCCGGCGGCGACGAGCCAGAGGAGTTCTACCCCTACGTCATCGACGAGGGGACGAGCTTCAAGCATCTCAACGACCTGAAAGTCAACGACGCGCTCGCGACGACCGAGGTGCGGGACTTCTACAGCAACCGCGGCGCGGTCGACTTCGAGACGCTGCTTGAGGTCGACCCCGAAGTGCTCCTCGTGCGCGGACAGGAGGCCAAGACACGCGAGGAGTTCCAGAACACCGTGGTCTCGTTCATGGAAAACCACGAGGTGGCGGGCGAACTCACCGCCGTCCAGAACGGCGACGTCTACCGCGCCGGCGCGCTCTATCAGGGCCCCATCACGAACCTCGTCGTGACGGACCGCCTCGCGCGGACCCTGTACGACGCCGACGAGCGCCTGTTCGACGCCCAGCGCGTCGCGGACATCGCCAACGGGAACCTGTAA
- a CDS encoding DUF3209 family protein, producing the protein MACAELEALRLALLNITGTTDEHAKRHAEAELEDYLGDADPGPIQALANATTLDEAQRHLDAALVDLESEATRIDDDDPQAGYLRGRLVAVRDAERSLRRLREGTDALLDDLGEAHHTLHDAFPVED; encoded by the coding sequence ATGGCCTGCGCAGAACTCGAAGCGCTCCGACTGGCGCTGTTGAACATCACCGGAACGACCGACGAACACGCGAAGCGACACGCCGAAGCCGAACTCGAAGACTACCTCGGCGACGCCGACCCCGGCCCGATTCAGGCGCTCGCGAACGCGACCACGCTCGACGAGGCCCAGCGACATCTCGACGCCGCGCTCGTCGACCTCGAATCGGAGGCGACGCGAATCGACGACGACGACCCGCAGGCCGGCTACCTCCGCGGCCGACTCGTCGCCGTCCGCGACGCCGAACGGTCGCTTCGCCGTCTCCGCGAGGGCACGGACGCGCTGCTCGACGACCTCGGAGAGGCCCACCACACGCTTCACGACGCCTTCCCCGTCGAGGACTGA
- a CDS encoding outer membrane protein assembly factor BamB family protein, which produces MPSAPLSARRDLGEVDPASSRHNWTRSAVAATDDAVFVGTAAGRVVALEAAADSASDSDDRWEARGDNPVVSMAAADDFLVVGERGGDGLVRVLDAETGDARWTYATTDDVGTAARDSLFFRPYVVDLAVTGDRVVVAARRYERDGDERVWRSVVLGFGRDGRVAWRRRVHASPIAVAAEGDRVAVAYNRCPNPEQNGLVLLDAHTGGRVASWDPGTDGDRRVGDVAFAGDALAVASHGDKRGYLLDFEGNERWRIDLASERRVGDETVYAYPTHVCVAGETAAFVTGNTFAESTRDPDARHPDEHTAVGVSVDGGERLWTRDTGGFARAAVAAGSRVFVPSAQHFREREADRHGVHTFGATAGHVRTDDLPGIPTAVAAGGGVLAVVEEPVEYHDEGVTRGAYRLRTRPIR; this is translated from the coding sequence ATGCCATCGGCTCCACTCTCGGCCCGCCGCGACCTCGGTGAAGTCGACCCCGCGAGCAGTCGCCACAACTGGACGCGCTCGGCGGTCGCCGCGACCGACGACGCCGTCTTCGTCGGAACCGCGGCCGGCCGCGTCGTCGCGCTGGAAGCCGCTGCCGACTCCGCATCCGACTCCGACGACCGCTGGGAGGCGCGCGGCGACAACCCCGTCGTGTCGATGGCCGCCGCCGACGACTTCCTCGTCGTCGGCGAGCGCGGCGGCGACGGACTCGTTCGCGTCCTCGACGCCGAGACGGGCGACGCGCGCTGGACGTACGCGACGACCGACGACGTGGGCACCGCGGCGAGAGACTCGCTGTTCTTCCGACCCTACGTCGTCGACCTCGCGGTGACGGGCGACAGAGTCGTCGTCGCCGCCCGACGGTACGAACGCGACGGCGACGAGCGAGTCTGGCGGAGCGTCGTCCTCGGGTTCGGCCGCGACGGCCGGGTCGCGTGGCGCAGACGCGTCCACGCCTCGCCCATCGCGGTCGCCGCCGAGGGGGACCGCGTCGCCGTCGCGTACAACCGCTGTCCGAACCCCGAACAGAACGGTCTCGTGCTCCTCGACGCCCACACCGGAGGGCGAGTCGCGTCGTGGGACCCCGGCACCGACGGCGACCGGCGGGTCGGGGACGTGGCGTTCGCGGGCGACGCGCTGGCCGTCGCCAGCCACGGCGACAAACGCGGCTACCTCCTCGATTTCGAGGGGAACGAGCGGTGGCGAATCGACCTCGCCTCCGAGCGGCGCGTCGGCGACGAGACCGTCTACGCCTATCCGACCCACGTCTGCGTCGCCGGCGAAACCGCCGCCTTCGTCACGGGGAACACGTTCGCGGAGTCGACCCGCGACCCGGACGCGCGACATCCCGACGAACACACCGCGGTCGGCGTCTCCGTCGATGGGGGCGAGCGCCTGTGGACCCGCGACACCGGCGGGTTCGCGCGCGCCGCCGTCGCGGCCGGCTCGCGGGTCTTCGTACCGTCCGCCCAGCACTTCCGGGAGCGAGAGGCCGACCGCCACGGCGTCCACACGTTCGGTGCGACGGCGGGGCACGTCCGGACCGACGACCTCCCCGGCATCCCGACCGCGGTCGCCGCGGGTGGGGGCGTCCTCGCGGTGGTCGAAGAGCCGGTCGAGTACCACGACGAGGGCGTCACGCGCGGAGCCTACCGACTCCGCACGCGACCGATTCGATAG